The DNA region GTAAAACTTTTTGCGGGAATTGACGACATTGTGTTCGTACCTTTTGCTAGACCATGCGGAATTTCACACGATGCGTACACGGAAAATGCTCGGAAATTTTTTGCTAAATTAAATATCCGTGTAAAAGGACTTCACGAGTTTGAGGATAAAGTTAGGGCAGTAAACGAAGCGAAAGGTTTTTTTACCGGCGGCGGAAATACTTTTCTGTTGGTAAAGACGCTCCACGAAGAAGGTTTGATGACGGTCATTAAACAAAATGTGGAAAGCGGAAAACCTTATCTCGGAACAAGCGCCGGTTCCAATATTGGCGGACTAAATATGAAAACCACGAACGATATGCCGATCGTCTATCCACCGAGTTTTGACTGTATGGGATTGGTTCCGTTCAACCTCAATCCGCATTATCTGGATCCAAATCCCGATCTGAAACACAACGGCGAAACCCGGGAAACAAGAATTAGAGAGTTTTTGACTCAGAATGATACCAAAGTAGTTGGACTTCGCGAAGGGAACTGGATCCGAAAAATTGACAACAGAATTACCGTTGAAGGTTCGGAGTTCACGAGGATTTTCGAGAAAGGGAAGGAGCCATACGAAATTCCACCAGGTTCGGAATTATGATTATGGAGCCCAGTTTTTTTCGATTAATTTCATTAAAAATTCTGGGCAGCGCACGATTTTATGGGTTTGCGAATCCAGAAAAAAAAGCGTAGTTTTAGCTTCCGTGATTTTTTGTTTGGCGTCGTTGTAGATTTCGTACTCAAACTCAATTTTCACGCCCGGAATTTTTTTGATGTAAGTATGGATTTCCAAAACTTGGTCATAAAAAGCCGGCTTTAAGTACTTGATGCTGTACTCGGAAACGGGAAGCCAAATTCCCTGGTTTTC from Chryseobacterium suipulveris includes:
- the pepE gene encoding dipeptidase PepE, which produces MNIVLASTSTLFGGNYLEYLTDEIVKLFAGIDDIVFVPFARPCGISHDAYTENARKFFAKLNIRVKGLHEFEDKVRAVNEAKGFFTGGGNTFLLVKTLHEEGLMTVIKQNVESGKPYLGTSAGSNIGGLNMKTTNDMPIVYPPSFDCMGLVPFNLNPHYLDPNPDLKHNGETRETRIREFLTQNDTKVVGLREGNWIRKIDNRITVEGSEFTRIFEKGKEPYEIPPGSEL
- a CDS encoding acyl-CoA thioesterase, which gives rise to MIHTTHSIRVRYGETDPMKYVYYGNYAEYFEVARVELFRELGMPYDEIENQGIWLPVSEYSIKYLKPAFYDQVLEIHTYIKKIPGVKIEFEYEIYNDAKQKITEAKTTLFFLDSQTHKIVRCPEFLMKLIEKNWAP